From the Halalkalicoccus sp. NIPERK01 genome, one window contains:
- a CDS encoding D-isomer specific 2-hydroxyacid dehydrogenase family protein, which translates to MTERPSEPVYGLVDQDVKPRDRLLERIGDRFALDVGVAPTEPAVIEKLRGKRVLFTTSRLPLTADVFEATDSLRLVSKIGTGLDSIDLEAAAANGVAVLYTPGMNALSVAEHALSLLLAVNRNIVVGQDALRNGLWRDEVPNARPVTGTTVGIIGFGNVGSRLAGLLSGFNVDVLTYDPYVHDIDTDVTGAELVDLPALLDASDAVVVTAEHTAETHRMIDSAVLSRMNSSAVLVNTARGSIVDQEALVDALANGTIAGAGLDVFEDEPLSADSPLHDFENVVVTPHIAASSIRARSNIIDTLVDCTHDYFENESIDDRFVAVLP; encoded by the coding sequence ATGACTGAGCGGCCCTCCGAGCCCGTCTACGGGCTCGTCGATCAGGACGTCAAACCCCGCGATCGATTGCTCGAGCGAATCGGCGATCGCTTCGCCCTCGACGTGGGTGTCGCCCCGACGGAACCGGCCGTCATCGAGAAACTGCGTGGGAAACGGGTCCTGTTTACGACCTCGCGACTGCCGCTTACGGCCGACGTGTTCGAGGCGACTGATTCGTTGCGACTGGTCTCGAAGATCGGTACGGGGCTCGACAGCATCGACCTCGAGGCGGCGGCCGCCAACGGGGTGGCCGTTCTCTACACGCCGGGGATGAACGCCCTCTCCGTCGCCGAGCACGCCCTCTCGCTATTGCTGGCCGTCAACCGGAACATCGTCGTCGGTCAGGACGCGCTCCGTAACGGGTTGTGGCGGGACGAAGTCCCCAATGCACGGCCGGTGACGGGGACGACCGTCGGGATCATCGGATTCGGAAACGTCGGAAGTCGGTTGGCCGGGTTGCTCTCCGGGTTCAACGTCGACGTGTTGACCTACGATCCGTACGTCCACGACATCGACACCGACGTCACCGGCGCGGAGCTGGTCGACTTACCGGCCCTGCTAGACGCCTCGGACGCCGTCGTGGTCACGGCCGAACACACGGCGGAAACGCACCGGATGATCGATTCGGCCGTGCTATCGCGGATGAACTCCTCGGCGGTACTCGTCAACACCGCCCGGGGATCGATCGTCGATCAAGAGGCTCTCGTCGACGCGCTAGCGAACGGTACCATTGCGGGGGCTGGCCTCGACGTCTTCGAGGACGAGCCTCTATCAGCCGATTCGCCCCTCCACGACTTCGAGAACGTCGTCGTCACCCCCCATATCGCCGCGTCCTCGATCCGAGCGAGGAGCAACATCATCGACACCCTCGTGGACTGTACACACGACTACTTCGAGAACGAGTCCATCGACGACCGGTTCGTCGCCGTTCTCCCCTGA
- a CDS encoding alcohol dehydrogenase catalytic domain-containing protein — translation MDAIVVEGFESFSVEDVDRPEPREGEVVIDVSRVQLSVTECLLYRGREIAHYDAVERSIHAEGGARLFGHEFCGEVVECGPAVEAFGVGDRVYAPGKIHCGSCPYCRAGYANYCPDTTSIGSIGRERSRSSSGSRPGRCDGFPTTFPTRRAPRSSRWRVPSSVPSTRGSTPATTCSSSA, via the coding sequence ATGGACGCGATCGTCGTCGAGGGATTCGAATCGTTCAGCGTCGAGGACGTTGACCGCCCCGAACCACGGGAGGGGGAGGTCGTGATCGACGTTTCCCGAGTCCAGTTGAGCGTCACCGAGTGTCTGCTCTACCGCGGTCGGGAGATCGCTCACTACGACGCCGTCGAACGGTCGATCCACGCCGAGGGGGGCGCCCGGTTGTTCGGCCACGAGTTCTGCGGCGAGGTCGTCGAGTGCGGTCCGGCCGTCGAGGCGTTCGGCGTCGGCGACCGCGTGTACGCACCCGGAAAGATCCACTGTGGCTCCTGTCCGTACTGCCGGGCGGGATACGCCAACTACTGTCCGGACACGACCTCCATCGGCTCGATCGGCCGGGAGCGCTCGCGGAGTTCGTCCGGCTCCCGACCGGGCCGCTGCGACGGCTTCCCGACGACATTTCCGACGCGGAGGGCGCCGCGCTCCAGCCGTTGGCGAGTTCCGTCCTCTGTACCGTCGACGCGGGGATCGACCCCGGCGACGACGTGCTCGTCGTCGGCGTAG
- a CDS encoding aminopeptidase has protein sequence MDSVQEMKGASIVVETCAAIEPGEDVLVVSDWQVADVAERVAAAAKERDANVTMTLMDPREYDGNEPEDVVAAAMLEADVIITPVHRSITHSAAAAEAKENGARLISMVKFTDEQLVRGGLYADYEGMRPHCEEMAQKFSEASEARVTSPQGTDVTVDLEGRDGNAHPGIADRAGEFTALVHIEANIAPVEGGTDGTVVFDGAIPNLDIGVLEDEVRMEIEDGAVTAVEGGKEAETIRRVWEEHDDPAVYNIAQLAVGMNPECPEFNGWFSNDHGRYGNVHFGIGTSSNLGGTTRAPVHFDAMMAEPTLELDGEVVLEGSDFTFF, from the coding sequence ATGGACTCCGTTCAGGAGATGAAGGGTGCGAGTATCGTCGTCGAGACCTGTGCTGCCATTGAGCCCGGTGAAGACGTCCTCGTGGTCTCCGACTGGCAGGTCGCCGACGTCGCGGAGAGAGTCGCCGCTGCCGCGAAGGAACGCGACGCGAACGTCACGATGACGCTCATGGATCCGCGGGAATACGACGGGAACGAACCCGAGGACGTCGTCGCGGCGGCGATGCTGGAGGCGGACGTCATCATCACGCCCGTCCACCGGTCGATCACGCACTCGGCGGCGGCCGCCGAAGCGAAGGAGAACGGTGCCCGACTGATCAGCATGGTCAAGTTCACCGACGAACAGCTCGTTCGCGGCGGGTTGTACGCCGACTACGAGGGGATGCGTCCGCACTGCGAGGAGATGGCCCAGAAGTTCTCCGAGGCCAGCGAGGCGCGCGTCACCTCGCCGCAGGGGACCGACGTCACGGTCGATCTCGAGGGCCGCGATGGCAACGCCCACCCCGGTATCGCCGACAGGGCCGGCGAGTTCACCGCCCTGGTACACATCGAGGCGAACATCGCGCCGGTCGAGGGGGGCACCGACGGCACGGTGGTCTTCGACGGGGCGATCCCGAACCTCGACATCGGCGTCCTCGAAGACGAGGTTCGCATGGAGATCGAAGACGGCGCGGTCACCGCCGTCGAGGGCGGGAAGGAAGCCGAGACGATCCGGCGCGTCTGGGAGGAACACGACGACCCGGCCGTCTACAACATCGCCCAACTCGCCGTGGGGATGAACCCCGAGTGTCCGGAGTTCAACGGCTGGTTCTCGAACGACCACGGTCGGTACGGCAACGTGCATTTCGGTATCGGCACGAGCAGCAACCTCGGCGGAACGACGCGCGCCCCGGTCCACTTCGACGCGATGATGGCCGAACCCACGCTCGAACTCGACGGCGAGGTCGTTCTGGAGGGGAGCGATTTCACGTTTTTCTAA
- a CDS encoding tripartite tricarboxylate transporter TctB family protein → MTFEDQYKRFSERFVHLETILLLIMFVSSAYMLWGTFGFQSASAARFPRLTAGTVLVGSALLLSRNYLPDRVAAVLTEQPEVFETDEELEQNLDQSTSEQTAPASEATDLSVVGRPIPDSLFTAIAIVGYGVLGFAIGIYLATPIFVFAYARWFKLSWKMTIALTVLAVAIGDVFMGLLGVPLDRGEILFPTGVLNVSGLPLVGILA, encoded by the coding sequence ATGACGTTTGAAGACCAGTACAAACGGTTCTCGGAGAGGTTCGTCCATCTGGAGACGATCCTTCTCCTGATCATGTTCGTGAGTTCGGCGTACATGCTCTGGGGGACCTTCGGCTTTCAGAGCGCCAGTGCCGCCCGATTCCCCCGGCTCACGGCTGGGACCGTCTTAGTCGGCTCGGCGCTCCTGCTGTCTCGAAACTACCTCCCGGATCGGGTCGCGGCCGTTCTCACCGAACAACCGGAGGTGTTCGAGACCGATGAGGAGCTAGAACAGAACCTCGATCAGTCCACGTCGGAGCAGACCGCTCCCGCCTCGGAAGCGACCGACCTGTCCGTCGTCGGTCGTCCGATTCCCGACTCGCTGTTCACCGCGATCGCGATCGTCGGATACGGGGTGCTCGGATTCGCCATCGGCATCTACCTCGCGACACCGATCTTCGTGTTCGCGTACGCCCGTTGGTTCAAGCTCTCGTGGAAGATGACCATCGCGCTCACCGTTCTCGCGGTCGCCATCGGCGACGTGTTCATGGGACTGCTCGGCGTCCCCCTCGATCGGGGTGAGATCCTGTTCCCCACCGGGGTGTTGAACGTCTCCGGTCTCCCGCTCGTGGGGATCCTCGCATGA
- a CDS encoding zinc-binding dehydrogenase gives MASSVLCTVDAGIDPGDDVLVVGVGVMGFQCALLAKRFGAGEVYAVDVRNRPLSIAADHGVRPIDATATDPVTEIRAATDGLGADVAIEAVGGEQSHATDGDDPLAQAFRAVRRGGTVLHVGHIDGDIEMTARAARSKSIRWENPRKGVADVGPGTDTGDLAVELVASDAIPIVKYVTHELDGLESFGEAVEITLDKGAYDALGPAQIVLGDA, from the coding sequence TTGGCGAGTTCCGTCCTCTGTACCGTCGACGCGGGGATCGACCCCGGCGACGACGTGCTCGTCGTCGGCGTAGGAGTGATGGGGTTCCAGTGTGCGTTGCTCGCGAAGCGCTTCGGCGCTGGCGAGGTGTACGCCGTCGACGTCAGGAACCGGCCGCTGTCGATCGCGGCAGACCACGGCGTGAGGCCGATCGACGCCACTGCGACCGACCCAGTAACGGAGATCCGAGCGGCCACCGACGGCCTTGGCGCCGACGTCGCCATCGAAGCCGTCGGCGGCGAGCAGTCACACGCCACCGACGGCGACGATCCCCTCGCGCAGGCGTTCCGTGCGGTTCGTCGCGGCGGGACCGTCCTTCACGTCGGCCACATCGATGGCGATATCGAGATGACCGCTCGCGCCGCTCGATCGAAATCGATTCGGTGGGAGAACCCGCGCAAGGGCGTCGCGGACGTCGGTCCGGGGACCGATACCGGCGACCTCGCCGTCGAACTCGTCGCCTCCGATGCGATCCCGATCGTCAAGTACGTCACGCACGAACTCGACGGCCTCGAGTCGTTCGGAGAGGCGGTGGAGATCACGCTCGACAAAGGGGCGTACGACGCGCTCGGACCGGCACAGATCGTTCTCGGCGACGCATAA
- a CDS encoding tripartite tricarboxylate transporter permease — protein MSGLGLVAQAGTIGALTEAIGLVFTGQTLLWIVVGLVLGMIGGALPGVGSSLSMAIILPLTLPLSPVNAIILLVSMYSGAMYGGSIAAILVNVPGTGAAAATTFDGYPMSQQGRAVDALSMSATASSVAGFLSVLTLLLISPLLIEVVLLFGSPENFMMAVLGLAMIAIVARGSVVKAIVSGGFGLMITAIGIAPNSPELRYTFGQIGLRNGVDFIAALIGMFAIAEMIKLAGQEGGIADSAIEMTGNRLAGVRETFQHPLTLVKSGYIGMLIGAIPGAGATVSNFIAYGEAMRSSVTPERFGKGEPLGVIAAEASNNGTIGGSLIPTIAFGIPGSGSTAVLLGGLLMHGLRPGPQLFETDLHLTYTFLIALLIGNFFILFAGVVFVTRMGRLTQIDTHVIIPIVVVLSMVGGFTLNNNWMDILTVILLGLIGYLMVKYNYSVIAFVLGVVLGPIAEENLLRSLQISGGDYSVFVSPGQQPIAFALLVVTILILVGPFVKPRLERALS, from the coding sequence ATGAGCGGACTCGGCCTCGTTGCACAGGCCGGAACGATCGGGGCGCTGACCGAAGCGATCGGCCTCGTCTTCACCGGGCAAACCCTCCTGTGGATCGTCGTCGGGCTCGTCCTCGGCATGATCGGCGGCGCGCTCCCCGGCGTCGGCTCCTCGTTGAGCATGGCCATCATCCTGCCGCTCACCCTCCCGCTCTCGCCCGTCAACGCGATCATCCTCCTGGTGAGCATGTACAGCGGCGCGATGTACGGCGGGAGCATCGCGGCGATCCTCGTCAACGTCCCCGGCACCGGTGCCGCCGCCGCGACGACGTTCGACGGGTATCCGATGTCGCAACAAGGGCGAGCCGTCGATGCGTTGTCGATGTCCGCGACGGCGTCGTCCGTGGCGGGCTTCCTCTCGGTCCTGACCCTCCTCCTCATCTCGCCGTTGCTCATCGAGGTCGTCCTCCTGTTCGGCTCTCCGGAGAACTTCATGATGGCGGTCCTCGGGTTGGCGATGATCGCCATCGTCGCCCGTGGCTCCGTCGTCAAGGCGATCGTCTCCGGCGGCTTCGGCCTGATGATAACTGCGATCGGTATCGCACCGAACTCGCCGGAACTCCGATACACCTTCGGCCAGATCGGCCTTCGAAACGGCGTCGACTTCATCGCCGCGTTGATCGGGATGTTCGCGATCGCCGAGATGATCAAGCTCGCCGGTCAGGAGGGCGGTATCGCCGACTCCGCGATCGAGATGACCGGTAATCGGCTCGCGGGTGTCCGAGAGACGTTCCAGCACCCGCTGACCCTCGTGAAATCGGGCTACATCGGGATGCTCATCGGGGCGATCCCGGGCGCCGGTGCGACCGTCTCGAACTTCATCGCGTACGGCGAGGCGATGCGGAGTTCGGTCACCCCCGAACGGTTCGGCAAGGGCGAACCGTTGGGCGTGATCGCGGCGGAGGCGTCCAACAACGGCACGATCGGCGGGTCGCTCATCCCGACGATCGCCTTCGGAATCCCCGGCAGCGGATCGACCGCCGTGTTGCTCGGCGGGCTGTTGATGCACGGGCTTCGTCCGGGACCGCAGTTGTTCGAGACCGATCTCCACCTGACGTACACGTTCCTCATCGCGCTGCTCATCGGGAACTTCTTCATTCTGTTCGCGGGCGTCGTGTTCGTCACGCGAATGGGCCGGCTGACGCAGATCGATACCCACGTGATCATCCCGATCGTCGTCGTCCTGTCCATGGTCGGCGGGTTCACCCTCAACAACAACTGGATGGACATCCTGACGGTGATCCTCCTCGGTCTCATCGGCTATCTGATGGTCAAATACAACTATTCGGTGATCGCGTTCGTCCTCGGCGTCGTTCTGGGGCCGATCGCCGAGGAGAACCTCCTTCGGTCGCTGCAGATCTCCGGCGGCGACTACTCCGTGTTCGTTAGCCCGGGGCAACAGCCCATCGCGTTCGCCCTCTTGGTGGTGACGATCCTGATACTCGTCGGCCCGTTCGTCAAACCGCGGCTCGAGCGAGCGTTGTCCTGA
- a CDS encoding Bug family tripartite tricarboxylate transporter substrate binding protein — protein MRDETTGHRTNRRRVLKNAGIASALVTGLAGCTETLTGGSSGGGDGGDGYPNNDLRYIIPFSEGGGTDTFARQMIPVMGEELGTNIAIENIPGSASLRGTGELYHAEPDGYTFGGFNPPSTPVSAMVNPPDFEMQELKGVGAYARTPFVIVANPEHEIEGFEDLVSRYQSGELETFSGKQKGGVDHVLALLMRDNQEYDLAWQRYVGYDGSGPAVQATVSGEVPVAISTDTAAQGAAEDGRVDTVVSLSSEGSGVFPDLPAVTDVGYPNIDYLGQLRRCMYVPPETSDDHIQTLTEALEASLEDEELQQWAEDTGNVLEYGGPDVAETAVSDAFENIPDQVDLDEVREAN, from the coding sequence ATGAGGGACGAAACCACGGGCCATCGCACTAATCGACGACGGGTCTTGAAGAACGCCGGTATCGCGTCGGCATTGGTGACGGGATTGGCGGGTTGTACCGAGACCCTAACAGGGGGTAGTAGCGGTGGTGGGGACGGCGGAGACGGATATCCCAACAACGACCTGCGGTACATCATTCCCTTTTCAGAGGGGGGCGGAACCGATACGTTCGCCCGACAGATGATCCCCGTCATGGGCGAGGAACTCGGCACCAACATCGCGATCGAGAACATCCCGGGTTCTGCTTCCCTCCGCGGAACGGGCGAGTTGTATCACGCCGAACCCGATGGCTACACGTTCGGTGGGTTCAACCCGCCGTCCACCCCGGTATCCGCGATGGTCAACCCGCCGGATTTCGAGATGCAGGAGCTCAAAGGCGTCGGCGCGTACGCTCGAACCCCGTTCGTCATCGTCGCCAACCCCGAACACGAGATCGAAGGGTTCGAGGACCTGGTGAGTCGGTACCAGTCCGGGGAGCTAGAGACGTTCTCCGGCAAGCAAAAGGGCGGGGTCGATCACGTTCTGGCGCTGTTGATGCGGGACAACCAGGAGTACGACCTCGCCTGGCAGCGTTACGTCGGGTACGACGGGTCCGGTCCCGCAGTCCAGGCGACCGTCTCCGGCGAGGTGCCCGTCGCCATCAGCACCGATACGGCCGCGCAGGGTGCTGCCGAGGACGGGAGGGTCGACACCGTCGTCTCCCTCTCTAGCGAGGGGTCCGGCGTCTTCCCCGACCTGCCGGCGGTCACCGATGTGGGGTATCCGAACATCGATTACCTCGGTCAGCTTCGCCGATGTATGTACGTGCCACCGGAAACGTCCGACGATCACATTCAAACGCTCACCGAGGCGCTCGAAGCGAGCCTCGAAGACGAGGAGCTTCAGCAGTGGGCCGAGGATACGGGCAACGTGCTCGAGTACGGCGGACCGGATGTCGCCGAAACCGCCGTCAGCGACGCCTTCGAGAACATCCCCGATCAGGTCGATCTCGACGAAGTCAGGGAAGCCAACTGA
- a CDS encoding universal stress protein, with product MVVIAAVDSQATGSAVVSEGRTLADAMGEPLHVVHVLNQSRFRELERTSLDETGEPIDVETIREMATDIADDVASATLETGYTAVGLVGDPAEAVLKYAANEDASYLAIGGRKRSKVGKALFGSVTQSVLLDADVPVLTVMSDDD from the coding sequence ATGGTCGTTATTGCCGCGGTCGATAGCCAAGCGACGGGATCCGCCGTCGTGAGCGAAGGACGGACGCTAGCGGACGCGATGGGTGAGCCGTTACACGTCGTGCACGTGTTGAACCAGTCGCGGTTCCGCGAACTCGAACGGACGAGCCTCGATGAGACGGGAGAGCCGATCGACGTTGAAACGATCCGGGAGATGGCCACGGACATCGCCGATGACGTCGCCAGCGCGACTCTCGAGACCGGGTATACCGCCGTCGGCCTCGTCGGTGATCCCGCAGAAGCGGTCCTGAAGTACGCTGCCAACGAGGACGCCTCCTACCTCGCTATCGGCGGGCGAAAGCGCTCGAAAGTCGGCAAGGCCCTCTTCGGTAGCGTCACTCAATCCGTCCTGCTGGATGCTGACGTCCCCGTCCTCACGGTGATGAGCGACGATGACTGA
- a CDS encoding PrpF domain-containing protein: protein MPNPESTLQRGIEGRLIRGGTSKGFFADPAAFPADPTKRDEVVLELFGSPDPLQVDGLGGSHTHTSKLMLVDEGDRSDVDLAYRYAQVGIDEATVDWDGNCGNLASAVGVYGLLDGLVEPTEPTTTVRIYSENTDSLLEQDVPVAEGEPTPYGTRRIDGVPGSGARIPTRYLDPCGGMLGAALPTGEPTDELVVDGESYTVSIVDATNVTVFLRAGALGLDGTELPAAIEADAGLLDRLERIRAAACVELGLVDDPERASIERPTMPFVALVSPPRGYATSIEGRVDAAEIDITARMVSTGRPHHAYATTGAMCLAAATRLPGTIPADVARGTGDAVRIGHPKGTIRIGVDARSTGPSVRSVSIDRTARLLMAGTAFVRDPDRI, encoded by the coding sequence ATGCCGAACCCGGAATCGACGCTACAACGGGGTATCGAGGGCCGTCTCATCCGTGGCGGCACCAGCAAGGGGTTCTTCGCGGACCCGGCGGCGTTTCCGGCGGATCCGACGAAACGGGACGAGGTCGTGCTCGAACTGTTCGGGTCGCCGGACCCGTTACAGGTCGACGGTCTGGGCGGCTCGCACACCCACACGAGCAAACTGATGCTCGTCGACGAGGGCGACCGTTCGGACGTCGACCTCGCCTACCGGTACGCACAGGTCGGTATCGACGAGGCGACGGTCGACTGGGACGGGAACTGTGGCAATCTCGCGAGCGCGGTCGGCGTCTACGGGCTCCTCGACGGCCTCGTCGAACCGACCGAGCCCACGACGACGGTTCGCATCTACAGCGAGAACACGGATTCGCTCCTCGAGCAGGACGTACCGGTCGCCGAGGGCGAGCCCACCCCGTACGGGACCCGCCGGATCGACGGCGTTCCCGGCTCCGGCGCACGGATCCCGACTCGGTATCTGGACCCCTGTGGCGGCATGCTCGGCGCGGCACTTCCGACCGGGGAGCCGACCGACGAACTCGTGGTCGACGGCGAGTCGTACACGGTCTCCATCGTCGATGCGACGAACGTGACGGTCTTCCTCCGTGCGGGCGCCCTGGGCCTCGACGGGACCGAACTGCCGGCGGCCATCGAGGCGGATGCGGGACTTCTCGATCGTCTCGAACGGATCCGGGCGGCGGCGTGCGTCGAACTCGGGCTCGTCGACGACCCCGAGCGGGCCTCGATCGAGCGGCCGACGATGCCGTTCGTCGCCCTCGTCTCCCCGCCTCGGGGGTACGCGACGTCGATCGAGGGTCGCGTCGACGCCGCGGAGATCGATATCACTGCCAGGATGGTGTCCACCGGCCGCCCACATCACGCTTACGCGACGACCGGGGCGATGTGTCTCGCGGCGGCGACGCGGCTCCCGGGAACGATTCCGGCCGACGTCGCCCGCGGGACCGGGGATGCGGTACGGATCGGCCACCCGAAGGGAACGATCCGGATCGGTGTCGATGCCCGTTCCACGGGACCGTCGGTTCGGAGCGTCTCGATCGACCGAACGGCCCGCCTCCTGATGGCGGGAACGGCCTTCGTCCGGGATCCCGATCGGATCTAG
- a CDS encoding SLC13 family permease has product MLALVVLVVGVLSPPPAGMTPEIQSVLTVFFFALVLWLTKAVPYTLSSVLSVVLLFTLGLTETFEEAAIGYASTLFFFLFVLLLLGNAISAVELDDRVAKGLLSSQSTPRRTIRSLASNLLILSFFMPSAMARTVTFIPVVRRLTSVYGLDQNSSFTRSSFILLGHVNPIASMALMTGGGMAIITSEIVNSTVRTVTWVEWGVLMIPPTLALYGLAATSAGVIYGVDDTVTVEESTDEGELGADVDEEPSPLTRDQRIVAVVMLGAILGWIVGSFVGLPTIVPAIGAGVVLAMPGIDIITTEDIRDVSWGVLFLIGAMFSILNVMETSGTLGYVVDGITQYVAFSSLPTWQAVTTLLVLAVCIRVFFSTASAAIVIVLPIILEFGEISGANPLYLALSVLILIGSTTFLPFNTSAVLISFDRGPLTNREVLGFGFVTMCLAAVIIALSWFLYWPLVT; this is encoded by the coding sequence GTGCTTGCGCTGGTCGTGCTCGTCGTCGGCGTCCTCTCTCCACCCCCGGCAGGGATGACCCCCGAGATACAGTCGGTGCTAACGGTGTTCTTCTTCGCGCTCGTGCTGTGGCTCACGAAGGCGGTTCCCTACACCCTCTCGAGCGTTCTGAGCGTGGTGTTGTTGTTCACGCTGGGGCTCACGGAGACGTTCGAGGAAGCCGCCATCGGCTACGCGTCCACGCTCTTTTTCTTCCTGTTCGTCCTCTTGCTGTTGGGGAACGCGATCTCCGCGGTAGAGCTCGATGACCGCGTCGCAAAGGGGCTCCTGTCGTCACAGAGCACGCCCCGCCGAACGATTCGATCGCTGGCCAGCAATCTGCTGATCCTGTCGTTTTTCATGCCGTCCGCCATGGCCCGGACGGTGACGTTCATCCCGGTCGTCCGCCGCCTGACGTCGGTCTACGGACTGGATCAGAACAGTAGCTTCACCCGCTCCTCGTTCATCCTCCTCGGTCACGTGAACCCGATCGCGTCGATGGCCCTGATGACGGGCGGTGGCATGGCGATCATCACCTCGGAGATCGTCAACTCCACGGTCAGGACCGTCACCTGGGTCGAGTGGGGGGTTCTGATGATCCCGCCCACGTTGGCCCTCTACGGGTTGGCAGCGACGAGCGCCGGCGTGATCTACGGCGTCGATGATACCGTTACCGTCGAAGAGAGCACCGACGAGGGGGAACTGGGAGCCGACGTCGACGAGGAGCCGTCGCCGCTGACGCGCGACCAGCGCATCGTCGCGGTCGTGATGCTCGGTGCGATCCTCGGGTGGATTGTCGGGTCGTTCGTCGGGCTCCCGACGATCGTTCCGGCGATCGGTGCCGGAGTGGTACTGGCGATGCCCGGGATCGACATCATCACGACCGAGGACATCCGGGACGTGAGTTGGGGCGTTCTCTTCCTCATCGGGGCGATGTTCTCCATCCTCAACGTGATGGAGACGTCCGGAACGCTCGGGTACGTGGTCGACGGCATCACGCAGTACGTGGCGTTCTCGTCGCTGCCGACGTGGCAGGCAGTGACGACCCTCTTGGTGTTGGCCGTCTGCATTCGAGTGTTCTTCTCGACCGCCTCCGCCGCGATCGTGATCGTCCTCCCGATCATCCTCGAATTCGGCGAGATCAGCGGTGCGAACCCGTTGTACCTCGCGCTATCGGTACTGATCCTCATCGGGTCGACGACCTTCCTCCCGTTCAACACGTCCGCAGTCCTCATCTCGTTCGATCGGGGCCCGCTCACCAACCGCGAGGTGCTCGGCTTCGGCTTCGTCACGATGTGCCTCGCGGCAGTCATCATCGCGCTGTCGTGGTTCCTCTACTGGCCTCTCGTCACCTGA